In the genome of Nocardioides marmoribigeumensis, one region contains:
- a CDS encoding acyltransferase domain-containing protein, whose translation MLVIVAPGQGAQKPGFLTPWLEDPAFAARFEWLSAVADLDLAHYGTKADEDAIRDTAVAQPLLVATGLVAALSLFPHPADAFDRIGAVAGHSVGELAVAAGARAITAEQAMVLVRERGKAMARAAAATPTSMTAILGGQREEVLAKLEQHGLTAANDNGPGQVVAAGTVEQLAALAADPPARARLMPLSVAGAFHTEHMAPAVAHVRSLARAVSTHDPRTRVISNYDGHVVHDGREVLERIVQQIARPVRWDLCLETMRDLGVTGILEMPPAGTLTGIAKRALKGVETFALNGPEQLDDAREFVEKHGTPSPMDASPTWRMLVSPTKGTFRQSLDLAEGASVPAQATIGAVATLRAETAVTAPYGGTIVEWLVSDGDPVSPGQPLIRLHPVQAS comes from the coding sequence ATGCTCGTCATCGTCGCTCCCGGTCAGGGAGCCCAGAAGCCCGGCTTCCTCACGCCCTGGCTGGAGGACCCCGCGTTCGCCGCCCGCTTCGAGTGGCTCTCCGCCGTCGCCGACCTCGACCTCGCCCACTACGGCACCAAGGCCGACGAGGACGCCATCCGTGACACCGCCGTCGCGCAGCCGCTCCTGGTCGCCACCGGCCTGGTCGCCGCGCTCAGCCTGTTCCCCCACCCCGCGGACGCCTTCGACAGGATCGGCGCGGTCGCCGGCCACAGCGTCGGCGAGCTGGCCGTCGCGGCGGGTGCCCGCGCGATCACCGCCGAGCAGGCGATGGTGCTGGTCCGCGAGCGTGGCAAGGCCATGGCCCGCGCCGCCGCCGCGACCCCGACCAGCATGACCGCGATCCTCGGTGGGCAGCGCGAGGAGGTCCTGGCCAAGCTCGAGCAGCACGGGCTCACCGCTGCCAACGACAACGGCCCCGGCCAGGTGGTCGCCGCCGGCACCGTCGAGCAGCTCGCCGCCCTCGCCGCGGACCCGCCGGCACGGGCGCGCCTCATGCCGCTGTCCGTGGCCGGCGCCTTCCACACCGAGCACATGGCCCCGGCCGTCGCCCACGTCCGCAGCCTCGCCCGCGCCGTGTCGACCCACGACCCCCGCACCCGCGTGATCTCCAACTACGACGGCCACGTCGTGCACGACGGCCGCGAGGTGCTCGAGCGCATCGTCCAGCAGATCGCCCGCCCCGTGCGCTGGGACCTGTGCCTGGAGACGATGCGCGACCTCGGCGTCACCGGCATCCTCGAGATGCCGCCCGCCGGCACGCTCACCGGCATCGCCAAGCGGGCCCTCAAGGGCGTGGAGACCTTCGCGCTCAACGGCCCGGAGCAGCTCGACGACGCCCGCGAGTTCGTCGAGAAGCACGGCACCCCGTCGCCGATGGACGCCTCCCCGACGTGGCGGATGCTCGTCTCCCCCACCAAGGGCACGTTCCGCCAGAGCCTCGACCTCGCCGAGGGCGCCTCGGTCCCGGCACAGGCCACGATCGGCGCGGTCGCCACCCTGCGCGCGGAGACCGCGGTCACCGCGCCGTACGGCGGCACGATCGTCGAGTGGCTGGTCAGCGACGGCGACCCGGTCTCCCCCGGCCAGCCCCTCATCCGCCTCCACCCCGTGCAGGCGTCCTGA
- a CDS encoding acyl carrier protein: protein MTTATDIRAELAEIVEEIAGVPADDVQTDKAFVADLDVDSLSMVEIVVAAEEKFGVRIPDDEVKNLKTVGDAVSFIEKAQAA from the coding sequence ATGACCACCGCCACTGACATCCGCGCCGAGCTCGCCGAGATCGTCGAGGAGATCGCCGGCGTCCCCGCCGACGACGTCCAGACCGACAAGGCCTTCGTCGCCGACCTCGACGTCGACTCCCTGTCGATGGTCGAGATCGTCGTCGCCGCCGAGGAGAAGTTCGGCGTGCGCATCCCCGACGACGAGGTGAAGAACCTCAAGACCGTCGGCGACGCGGTCAGCTTCATCGAGAAGGCGCAGGCTGCCTGA
- a CDS encoding AMP-binding protein, with amino-acid sequence MQKPRQAAALVGDQVTKARVLLASGIVKPYGPRKLAKLALTLKEWGVGPAGGFAALAVRAPDEVGLVDELGELTWKQLDERGTALADSLREMGVDSEHGVAIMARNHRYFIDALIAASKLGGDILFLNTAFSGPQLVEVMEREGPKVIVFDEEFSELVEEIPDEIKRVVAWVEDDEDNLEAPSEDATTIEALIEKGSATADLEAPESQSRIVILTSGTTGTPKGAPRSDAGVDAAVSLLSRMPLRRGWTCHIAAPLFHTWGFAHLALAMLLQSKVVLRRKFDPEQCLETMEEHDVDSLVVIPVMMQRIFKLGDDKLARFDFPNLKVVAASGSALPGDLGTKWMDTFGDNLYNIYGSTEVAYATVATPQDLREAPGTAGKPPHATIVKIFDEDGNEVEQGKTGRIFVGNGILFEGYTGGEETKDMIDGLMSSGDVGRFDEQGHLFVEGRDDEMIVSGGENVFPKEVEDCLAKHDAVHEVACIGVDDEDYGKRLKAFVVLEDGKDASEDDLKGHVKSNLARYKVPREIEFLDELPRNATGKVLKRKLEGDGDDDSDSAATDGDGDAG; translated from the coding sequence ATGCAGAAGCCACGGCAGGCAGCCGCCCTCGTCGGAGACCAGGTGACGAAGGCGCGGGTGCTGCTGGCCAGTGGCATCGTCAAGCCCTACGGCCCCCGCAAGCTCGCCAAGCTCGCGCTGACCCTCAAGGAGTGGGGCGTGGGGCCGGCCGGCGGGTTCGCCGCCCTCGCGGTGCGGGCGCCCGACGAGGTGGGGCTGGTCGACGAGCTGGGCGAGCTCACGTGGAAGCAGCTCGACGAGCGGGGCACCGCCCTGGCCGACTCCCTGCGCGAGATGGGCGTCGACTCCGAGCACGGGGTCGCGATCATGGCGCGCAACCACCGCTACTTCATCGACGCGCTCATCGCCGCCAGCAAGCTCGGCGGCGACATCCTGTTCCTCAACACCGCGTTCTCCGGCCCGCAGCTGGTCGAGGTGATGGAGCGCGAGGGGCCCAAGGTCATCGTCTTCGACGAGGAGTTCAGCGAGCTGGTCGAGGAGATCCCCGACGAGATCAAGCGGGTCGTGGCCTGGGTCGAGGACGACGAGGACAACCTGGAGGCCCCCTCGGAGGACGCCACCACGATCGAGGCGCTGATCGAGAAGGGCTCCGCGACCGCCGACCTCGAGGCGCCTGAGTCCCAGAGCCGCATCGTCATCCTCACCTCCGGCACGACCGGTACGCCGAAGGGCGCGCCCCGCAGCGACGCCGGCGTCGACGCGGCGGTGTCCCTGCTCTCGCGGATGCCGCTGCGCCGCGGCTGGACCTGCCACATCGCCGCGCCGCTGTTCCACACCTGGGGGTTCGCCCACCTCGCCCTGGCGATGCTGCTGCAGTCCAAGGTCGTGCTGCGTCGCAAGTTCGACCCCGAGCAGTGCTTGGAGACGATGGAGGAGCACGACGTGGACTCGCTCGTCGTGATCCCGGTGATGATGCAGCGCATCTTCAAGCTGGGCGACGACAAGCTGGCGAGGTTCGACTTCCCCAACCTCAAGGTGGTGGCCGCCTCCGGCTCCGCGCTGCCCGGTGACCTGGGCACCAAGTGGATGGACACCTTCGGCGACAACCTCTACAACATCTACGGCTCGACCGAGGTCGCCTACGCGACCGTCGCGACCCCGCAGGACCTGCGCGAGGCCCCCGGCACCGCCGGCAAGCCGCCGCACGCCACGATCGTCAAGATCTTCGACGAGGACGGCAACGAGGTCGAGCAGGGCAAGACCGGGCGCATCTTCGTCGGCAACGGGATCCTCTTCGAGGGCTACACCGGCGGCGAGGAGACCAAGGACATGATCGACGGGCTGATGAGCTCGGGCGACGTGGGCCGCTTCGACGAGCAGGGCCACCTCTTCGTCGAGGGCCGCGACGACGAGATGATCGTCTCCGGCGGCGAGAACGTCTTCCCCAAGGAGGTCGAGGACTGCCTCGCCAAGCACGACGCGGTCCACGAGGTGGCCTGCATCGGGGTCGACGACGAGGACTACGGCAAGCGACTCAAGGCCTTCGTCGTGCTCGAGGACGGCAAGGACGCCAGCGAGGACGACCTCAAGGGCCACGTGAAGTCCAACCTCGCCCGCTACAAGGTGCCCCGCGAGATCGAGTTCCTCGACGAACTCCCGCGCAACGCCACCGGCAAGGTGCTCAAGCGCAAGCTCGAGGGGGACGGCGACGACGACTCCGACAGCGCCGCCACGGACGGTGACGGCGACGCCGGCTGA
- the aceE gene encoding pyruvate dehydrogenase (acetyl-transferring), homodimeric type, with the protein MTSDDKTDTPTPRAGRSVIHEGLPTQLPDIDPDETGDWVDSLDALIEERGRDRARFVMLKLLERAREKQVGVPALRSTDYINTIPPEREPWFPGDEEVERRIRAFIRWNAAIMVSGANRPGLEVGGHIATYQSSASLYEVGFNHFFKGHDHPGGGDQVYIQGHASPGIYARAFLEGRLSAGQLTNFRQEAQHGVGKGLPSYPHPRLMPDFWEFPTVSMGLTAINSIYQARFNRYLHNRGIKDTGDQHVWAFLGDGEMAEPESLGAIRIAAREELDNLTWVINCNLQQLDGPVTGNGKIIQELEANFRGAGWNVIKVVWGREWDDLLARDVDGVLVNKMNTTPDGMFQTYSVESGDYIRDSFFGGDSRLRKMVEHMSDEQIRKLPRGGHDYRKVYAAFDAATKHAGQPTVILAKTIKGWTIPALEGKNATHQMKKLTLPDIKKYRDRLYLPMSDRDIDEHYEKHGMAPFFHPGEDSPEIEYMLERRKELGGSLPKRVVRAKPLELPAAKVYDELKAGSGKQAVATTMALVRLIKDLVKDKGIGARIVPIAPDEYRTFGMDSMFSSQKIYNPAGQHYESVDRKLLMAYKESPQGQLLHEGISEAGAMASATAAGSAYSTHGEYMIPVYLFYSMFGFQRTGDSIWAMADQMARGFLIGATAGRTTLTGEGLQHADGHSPLLAATNPAVVHYDPAFAYEVGHIVRSGIERMYGSTEEHPGGENVIFYLTVYNEPYVQPKEPEGLDVEGLLKGLYRVSEAPEGDGPVVQLVGSGVGYPWARDAAELLLEDWGVRAATWSATSWNELAREAIATEEHNFLHPDQEARTPYVTEVLSGHDGPVVAVSDFMTAVPNQIAKWVPEDFHVLGADGFGFADTRPAARRFFHIDAQSVAVAALTALAQAGEIEQSVVVKAFEKYRIDDPTAVSGVKQEGGDA; encoded by the coding sequence GTGACCTCGGACGACAAGACGGACACCCCCACCCCCCGCGCCGGCCGCAGCGTGATCCACGAGGGACTTCCCACCCAGCTGCCGGACATCGACCCCGACGAGACCGGCGACTGGGTCGACTCGCTCGACGCGCTCATCGAGGAGCGCGGCCGCGACCGCGCCCGCTTCGTGATGCTCAAGCTGCTGGAGCGCGCGCGGGAGAAGCAGGTCGGCGTCCCTGCGCTGCGCAGCACCGACTACATCAACACGATCCCCCCGGAGCGCGAGCCGTGGTTCCCCGGCGACGAGGAGGTCGAGCGCCGCATCCGCGCGTTCATCCGGTGGAACGCCGCGATCATGGTCTCCGGCGCCAACCGTCCCGGCCTCGAGGTCGGCGGCCACATCGCGACCTACCAGTCGTCCGCCTCGCTCTACGAGGTCGGCTTCAACCACTTCTTCAAGGGCCACGACCACCCCGGCGGCGGCGACCAGGTCTACATCCAGGGGCACGCCTCCCCCGGCATCTACGCCCGCGCCTTCCTCGAGGGCCGGCTCTCCGCCGGGCAGCTGACCAACTTCCGCCAGGAGGCGCAGCACGGCGTCGGCAAGGGCCTGCCGTCCTACCCCCACCCCCGGCTGATGCCGGACTTCTGGGAGTTCCCCACGGTCTCGATGGGCCTCACTGCGATCAACTCGATCTACCAGGCGCGCTTCAACCGCTACCTGCACAACCGGGGCATCAAGGACACCGGCGACCAGCACGTGTGGGCGTTCCTCGGTGACGGCGAGATGGCCGAGCCCGAGTCCCTGGGCGCCATCCGCATCGCCGCTCGCGAGGAGCTGGACAACCTCACCTGGGTGATCAACTGCAACCTGCAGCAGCTCGACGGCCCGGTCACCGGCAACGGCAAGATCATCCAGGAGCTCGAGGCCAACTTCCGTGGCGCCGGGTGGAACGTGATCAAGGTCGTCTGGGGCCGCGAGTGGGACGACCTGCTCGCCCGCGACGTCGACGGCGTCCTGGTCAACAAGATGAACACCACCCCCGACGGCATGTTCCAGACCTACTCGGTGGAGTCCGGCGACTACATCCGCGACAGCTTCTTCGGCGGCGACTCGCGCCTGCGCAAGATGGTCGAGCACATGTCGGACGAGCAGATCCGCAAGCTCCCGCGCGGCGGTCACGACTACCGCAAGGTCTACGCGGCGTTCGACGCGGCCACCAAGCACGCCGGTCAGCCGACCGTGATCCTGGCCAAGACCATCAAGGGCTGGACGATCCCGGCGCTCGAGGGCAAGAACGCCACCCACCAGATGAAGAAGCTCACGCTTCCCGACATCAAGAAGTACCGCGACCGGCTCTATCTGCCGATGTCGGACCGCGACATCGACGAGCACTACGAGAAGCACGGCATGGCGCCGTTCTTCCACCCCGGCGAGGACTCCCCCGAGATCGAGTACATGCTCGAGCGCCGCAAGGAGCTCGGCGGCTCGCTGCCCAAGCGCGTCGTGCGCGCCAAGCCCCTCGAGCTGCCCGCCGCCAAGGTGTACGACGAGCTCAAGGCCGGGTCCGGCAAGCAGGCCGTGGCCACGACGATGGCGCTGGTGCGGCTGATCAAGGACCTGGTCAAGGACAAGGGCATCGGTGCGCGCATCGTGCCGATCGCGCCCGACGAGTACCGCACCTTCGGCATGGACTCGATGTTCTCGAGCCAGAAGATCTACAACCCGGCCGGCCAGCACTACGAGTCGGTCGACCGCAAGCTGCTCATGGCCTACAAGGAGTCCCCGCAAGGACAGCTCCTCCACGAGGGCATCTCCGAGGCCGGGGCGATGGCCTCCGCGACGGCCGCCGGGTCGGCGTACTCCACGCACGGGGAGTACATGATCCCGGTCTACCTCTTCTACTCGATGTTCGGCTTCCAGCGCACCGGCGACTCGATCTGGGCGATGGCCGACCAGATGGCACGCGGGTTCCTCATCGGGGCGACCGCCGGGCGCACCACGCTGACCGGCGAGGGCCTGCAGCACGCCGACGGGCACTCCCCGCTCCTGGCGGCGACCAACCCGGCGGTCGTGCACTACGACCCGGCGTTCGCCTACGAGGTCGGCCACATCGTGCGCAGCGGCATCGAGCGGATGTACGGCTCCACCGAGGAGCACCCCGGCGGCGAGAACGTCATCTTCTACCTCACCGTCTACAACGAGCCCTACGTCCAGCCCAAGGAGCCGGAGGGCCTCGACGTCGAGGGCCTGCTCAAGGGGCTCTACCGCGTGAGCGAGGCCCCGGAGGGCGACGGCCCCGTCGTCCAGCTCGTCGGGTCGGGCGTCGGCTACCCCTGGGCGCGTGACGCGGCCGAGCTGCTGCTCGAGGACTGGGGTGTCCGGGCCGCGACCTGGTCGGCGACGTCGTGGAACGAGCTGGCCCGCGAGGCGATCGCCACCGAGGAGCACAACTTCCTCCACCCCGACCAGGAGGCCCGCACGCCCTACGTCACCGAGGTGCTCAGCGGTCACGACGGTCCGGTCGTCGCGGTCAGCGACTTCATGACCGCGGTGCCCAACCAGATCGCCAAGTGGGTGCCGGAGGACTTCCACGTCCTCGGCGCCGACGGGTTCGGCTTCGCCGACACGCGTCCCGCCGCCCGACGGTTCTTCCACATCGACGCCCAGTCCGTCGCCGTCGCCGCGCTCACCGCGCTGGCCCAGGCCGGCGAGATCGAGCAGAGCGTCGTGGTCAAGGCGTTCGAGAAGTACCGCATCGACGACCCCACCGCCGTCTCCGGGGTCAAGCAGGAGGGCGGCGACGCCTGA
- a CDS encoding beta-ketoacyl-ACP synthase III — translation MNAPAEATLLGLGVYRPRRVVPNAEIVEAIDSSDEWIQQRSGIRSRRWAGDDESVQMMSVSAARDAITAAGLEPGQVDAVIVATVSHLMQTPAVAPAVAHELGLERPAAFDISAACAGFCYGLGLARDMVRGGSARHVLVIGVERLSDITDRSDRGTAFIFADGAGAVVVGPAPEGTAGVGPVVWGSDGEQFDLIRQREDWRDVVASDDPAMPHLVMQGNAVFRWAAFEMGKVAAEILDRSDLTLDDIDAFVPHQANRRITDVMARSLHLPERIAVAHDIVDQGNTSAASVPLALHRLVSEGAVQPGQRALLVAFGAGLAYAGQVVTVPPTVR, via the coding sequence ATGAACGCTCCTGCCGAGGCGACGCTCCTCGGGCTCGGTGTCTACCGGCCCCGACGGGTCGTGCCCAACGCCGAGATCGTCGAGGCGATCGACTCCTCCGACGAGTGGATCCAGCAGCGCTCGGGCATCCGCTCGCGCCGGTGGGCCGGCGACGACGAGTCCGTCCAGATGATGTCGGTCTCGGCGGCCCGTGACGCCATCACCGCGGCCGGCCTCGAGCCCGGCCAGGTCGACGCCGTCATCGTCGCCACCGTCTCGCACCTCATGCAGACCCCCGCGGTCGCGCCCGCCGTCGCCCACGAGCTCGGGCTCGAGCGCCCGGCCGCCTTCGACATCAGCGCCGCGTGCGCGGGCTTCTGCTACGGACTCGGGCTCGCCCGCGACATGGTCCGCGGCGGGAGCGCCCGCCACGTGCTGGTCATCGGCGTCGAGCGGCTCTCCGACATCACCGACCGCAGCGACCGCGGCACGGCGTTCATCTTCGCCGACGGCGCGGGCGCCGTCGTGGTCGGACCGGCCCCCGAGGGCACGGCCGGCGTCGGGCCCGTCGTCTGGGGCAGCGACGGTGAGCAGTTCGACCTGATCCGCCAGCGCGAGGACTGGCGCGACGTGGTCGCCTCCGACGACCCGGCGATGCCGCACCTGGTCATGCAGGGCAACGCGGTCTTCCGCTGGGCGGCCTTCGAGATGGGCAAGGTCGCCGCCGAGATCCTCGACCGCAGCGACCTGACCCTCGACGACATCGACGCCTTCGTGCCCCACCAGGCCAACCGGCGCATCACCGACGTGATGGCCCGCTCGCTGCACCTGCCCGAGCGCATCGCGGTCGCCCACGACATCGTCGACCAGGGCAACACCTCGGCAGCCTCCGTCCCGCTCGCGCTGCACCGCCTGGTCAGCGAGGGCGCGGTCCAGCCCGGGCAGCGGGCGCTGCTCGTCGCCTTCGGCGCCGGGCTCGCCTACGCCGGCCAGGTCGTCACGGTCCCACCCACCGTCCGCTGA
- a CDS encoding DUF3052 domain-containing protein has product MSATPGGADTKDAGGRLGLTRGDVVQEFGWDEDVDDDLRVQVENAVDGDLVDGDYGNVVDAVLLWWREDDGDLVDALVDALTDLADGGVIWLLTPKVGRPGEVEAADITEAAPIAGLAVTTTMSICADWTATRLAAPKNHPR; this is encoded by the coding sequence GTGAGTGCGACCCCCGGGGGCGCCGACACCAAGGACGCAGGTGGACGGTTGGGTCTCACCCGTGGCGACGTGGTCCAGGAGTTCGGCTGGGACGAGGACGTCGACGACGACCTGCGGGTCCAGGTCGAGAACGCCGTCGACGGCGACCTGGTCGACGGCGACTACGGCAACGTCGTGGACGCGGTCCTGCTGTGGTGGCGTGAGGACGACGGTGACTTGGTCGACGCGTTGGTCGACGCCCTGACCGACCTCGCGGACGGCGGGGTCATCTGGCTGCTCACTCCCAAGGTGGGGCGGCCCGGCGAGGTCGAGGCCGCCGACATCACCGAGGCGGCACCCATCGCGGGGCTCGCGGTGACCACGACGATGTCGATCTGCGCGGACTGGACCGCCACCCGTCTCGCGGCGCCCAAGAACCACCCTCGCTGA
- a CDS encoding alpha/beta fold hydrolase, whose protein sequence is MRGTEDPLEVQYVTIHGHRRAFVKAGSGPAILLLHGMACDHTTWNPIIRRLARRHTVIAPDLLGHGRSDKPRADYSVGGYANGMRDLLTVLGIDRVTVVGHSLGGGVAMQFAYQFPERTERVALIAPGGLGREVTPIIRAVTLPGFHTAMGLATLPGVRHAVTGSLRGLKRTGHPVLRDLGEIADIVEHLKDPRSRRALAHVVRACVDLRGQIITMVDRAYLTQEMPLCLIWGQDDQVIPATHAARIRSVAPGVRVTITPGCGHFPHKEDPELVVSTLERFIRTTQPATHHRGRWRALLKNGAPAGVVIPDSRVVTIA, encoded by the coding sequence ATGCGTGGAACCGAGGACCCGCTCGAGGTCCAGTACGTCACGATCCACGGCCACCGCCGCGCTTTCGTCAAGGCCGGCAGCGGCCCGGCGATCCTGCTGCTGCACGGCATGGCGTGCGACCACACGACGTGGAACCCGATCATCCGGCGCCTCGCGCGCCGCCACACCGTGATCGCCCCCGACCTCCTCGGGCACGGCCGGTCGGACAAGCCGCGGGCGGACTACAGCGTCGGGGGCTACGCCAACGGGATGCGCGACCTGCTCACCGTCCTGGGCATCGACCGGGTCACGGTCGTCGGTCACAGCCTCGGCGGTGGCGTCGCGATGCAGTTCGCCTACCAGTTCCCCGAGCGCACCGAGCGCGTCGCCCTGATCGCACCCGGGGGTCTCGGCCGCGAGGTCACCCCGATCATCCGGGCGGTGACCCTGCCCGGCTTCCACACCGCGATGGGGCTGGCGACGCTGCCCGGCGTCCGTCACGCCGTCACCGGCTCGCTGCGCGGGCTCAAGCGCACCGGCCACCCCGTGCTGCGCGACCTCGGCGAGATCGCCGACATCGTCGAGCACCTCAAGGACCCCCGCTCCCGCCGGGCGCTCGCGCACGTGGTCCGCGCGTGCGTCGACCTGCGTGGCCAGATCATCACGATGGTCGACCGGGCCTACCTGACCCAGGAGATGCCGCTGTGCCTCATCTGGGGCCAGGACGACCAGGTCATCCCCGCCACCCACGCGGCCCGGATCAGGTCGGTCGCGCCCGGGGTGCGCGTCACGATCACCCCCGGCTGCGGGCACTTCCCGCACAAGGAGGACCCCGAGCTGGTGGTGAGCACCCTCGAGCGGTTCATCCGCACCACCCAGCCCGCGACCCACCACCGCGGCCGCTGGCGGGCGCTGCTGAAGAACGGCGCCCCCGCGGGCGTCGTGATCCCCGACAGCCGGGTCGTCACGATCGCCTGA
- a CDS encoding PucR family transcriptional regulator: MSSSGRPPARTRARVVRRMQRAVPALTKTTMARMQAEMDWFEELDAEQRSFVSMVLQAGYSQFIEWYDDARDRETARATPPLSAAVFGTAPQSLTGSITLQQTVQMIRLSIEVAESELAAVVDPDHAAGVQAEILRYGRELAFATADVYAHAAEMRGAWDARLEALVVDSIMRGEADENIRTRASALGWHGTGDVAVIVGPAPSDGSSPEAVVDQVRHAARAAGLEALGAVQGDRLAVVVGGVSDPDKAGAVLAPHFDHGPVVVGPLVDDLLRAHHSAAEAVAGLHAAAGWPTVADTVTSDDLLAERALDGDPAARRTLAETVCAPLNAAGPDLMLTLTSYLDQGGSIEATARVLFVHPNTVRYRLKRVMDVTGLAPADARQAFTLRVAVVLGRLASNQR, encoded by the coding sequence GTGAGCAGCAGCGGGCGCCCCCCGGCGCGCACGCGGGCGCGGGTCGTGCGCCGGATGCAGCGCGCCGTGCCGGCCCTCACCAAGACCACGATGGCCCGGATGCAGGCCGAGATGGACTGGTTCGAGGAGCTCGACGCCGAGCAGCGGTCCTTCGTCTCGATGGTCCTGCAGGCGGGCTACAGCCAGTTCATCGAGTGGTACGACGACGCGCGCGACCGGGAGACCGCGCGCGCCACCCCGCCCCTGAGCGCCGCCGTGTTCGGCACGGCCCCCCAGTCCCTCACCGGCTCGATCACCCTGCAGCAGACCGTGCAGATGATCCGGCTGAGCATCGAGGTCGCCGAGTCCGAGCTCGCCGCGGTCGTCGACCCCGACCACGCGGCCGGCGTGCAGGCCGAGATCCTGCGCTACGGCCGCGAGCTGGCCTTCGCCACCGCCGACGTCTACGCCCACGCCGCCGAGATGCGCGGGGCCTGGGACGCGCGGCTCGAGGCGCTGGTGGTCGACTCGATCATGCGCGGCGAGGCCGACGAGAACATCCGCACCCGCGCCTCCGCCCTGGGCTGGCACGGCACGGGTGACGTCGCGGTGATCGTCGGACCGGCCCCCTCCGACGGCAGCAGCCCCGAGGCCGTGGTCGACCAGGTGCGTCACGCGGCCCGGGCCGCGGGTCTCGAGGCGCTCGGCGCGGTCCAGGGTGACCGGCTGGCTGTCGTGGTCGGCGGGGTGTCGGACCCCGACAAAGCGGGCGCGGTGCTGGCTCCGCACTTCGATCACGGCCCGGTCGTCGTCGGACCGCTGGTCGACGACCTGCTGCGAGCCCACCACTCCGCGGCCGAGGCCGTGGCCGGCCTGCACGCCGCCGCGGGCTGGCCGACGGTCGCCGACACGGTCACCAGCGACGACCTGCTCGCCGAACGCGCGCTGGACGGGGACCCCGCGGCCCGTCGTACGTTGGCGGAGACGGTGTGCGCGCCCCTGAACGCAGCGGGGCCCGACCTGATGCTCACGCTCACCTCCTACCTCGACCAGGGCGGCTCGATCGAGGCCACGGCGCGCGTGCTGTTCGTGCACCCCAACACGGTGCGCTATCGGCTCAAGCGGGTGATGGACGTCACCGGCCTCGCGCCGGCCGACGCGCGCCAGGCGTTCACGCTTCGCGTCGCGGTCGTCCTCGGCCGACTGGCGAGTAACCAGCGCTGA